In Mycoplasma sp. Mirounga ES2805-ORL, a single window of DNA contains:
- a CDS encoding signal peptidase II, translating into MSKEVDGYKKTFGEKLKESTDKFITFHKNLVKDYKQNTKKRLLGIGLFWLVFIVFLTIDQLTKGLLFDSNKLGQATHDFGLFGIRPYYHDGVTIIPSKTIGVAIFVQIVSVILCLLIVYFSFIFKDKYLLTILALILSGVFGNMFDRFYCEKTIEGVPQVRDIIFLPWIDKGTFNFADTSIFIALALSIIMGIIYLFKDDKDEESKINEDSYNIFFIPSDVKDFKEEKNNK; encoded by the coding sequence ATGAGTAAAGAAGTTGATGGATATAAAAAAACTTTTGGTGAAAAACTAAAAGAATCGACAGATAAATTTATTACTTTTCATAAGAATTTAGTAAAAGACTATAAACAAAATACTAAAAAACGTCTCTTAGGTATCGGACTATTTTGATTGGTGTTCATTGTATTTTTAACAATAGATCAATTAACAAAGGGATTACTTTTTGACAGTAATAAATTAGGACAGGCAACTCATGATTTTGGATTATTTGGTATTAGACCCTATTATCATGATGGCGTTACAATAATTCCAAGTAAAACAATTGGAGTGGCAATATTTGTTCAAATTGTGAGTGTAATACTATGCCTATTAATTGTGTATTTCTCATTTATTTTTAAAGATAAATATTTACTAACGATATTAGCTCTCATACTTAGTGGAGTATTTGGGAACATGTTTGATAGATTTTATTGCGAAAAAACAATTGAGGGAGTTCCTCAAGTTAGGGATATTATATTCCTACCTTGAATCGATAAAGGAACATTTAATTTTGCAGACACTAGCATTTTTATAGCTCTAGCATTATCTATAATTATGGGTATTATCTATCTCTTTAAAGATGATAAAGACGAAGAATCAAAAATTAATGAAGACTCATATAATATATTTTTTATACCATCTGATGTAAAAGATTTTAAAGAAGAAAAAAATAATAAATAA
- the mf1 gene encoding diacylglycerol cholinephosphotransferase Mf1 encodes MNKKSKNHPSLPENIKSRQLGNLKLLKEVTDILSHNNFDYSLIYGTALGAVRDNKIIEWDTDIDIVIKQEAYDFLLKNYPDRLLTNENSKEHFLTFPRFIESRKKVDFKDPNSLYIDLFIAIPSTKQKIYKYNKSKLNVLRGLKAWTGVNYYFTKKILRTLSRIFVKGFLWTKKLSYKETYKQLHDNNPEVYALSTWPSKHSSELWIELNAFDNMKKVKFNDNEYYIINNIEQLFEKEYGSNWRTPIKTKGCHYYGFFETAND; translated from the coding sequence ATGAATAAGAAAAGTAAGAATCATCCTTCTCTGCCAGAAAATATTAAAAGTAGACAATTAGGTAACTTGAAATTATTAAAAGAGGTTACAGATATTCTTAGCCATAATAATTTTGATTATTCTCTTATTTATGGTACTGCATTAGGAGCGGTGAGAGATAATAAAATTATTGAATGAGATACTGATATCGACATTGTTATAAAACAAGAAGCATATGATTTTTTATTAAAAAACTATCCAGATAGATTACTTACAAACGAAAACTCTAAGGAGCATTTTTTAACTTTTCCAAGGTTTATAGAATCTAGAAAAAAAGTTGATTTTAAAGACCCTAACTCACTTTATATTGATTTATTTATTGCTATACCTAGTACTAAACAAAAAATCTACAAATATAATAAATCTAAGTTAAATGTTTTAAGAGGACTAAAAGCTTGAACCGGAGTAAATTATTATTTCACTAAAAAAATCTTAAGAACGCTATCCAGAATTTTTGTTAAAGGCTTTTTGTGAACCAAAAAACTAAGCTATAAAGAAACATATAAACAATTACATGATAATAACCCTGAAGTATATGCTTTATCAACTTGACCATCTAAGCATAGCTCTGAGTTATGAATTGAACTAAATGCTTTTGATAATATGAAAAAGGTAAAGTTTAATGATAATGAATATTACATTATTAATAATATTGAGCAACTTTTTGAAAAAGAATATGGTTCAAATTGAAGAACTCCTATAAAGACAAAAGGATGCCATTATTACGGATTTTTTGAAACTGCAAATGATTAA
- a CDS encoding MAG0110 family membrane protein, which yields MNINEKLKNNDIEQNAFNKTKTQQSSIIASSLIWFGYCLAIAFGTAALINTTLFTPFLSFLLNNVEILITMSVGAIVLLFVTFFFGMRMNFWVLLPIVTFLMFWFGIGALGALLQYAAQNINWSVLFLILLVPAIITTVTGFLAFYNKINIANLWVPMITLAISMLIVGLLSFFFLFSKFLYTVYLLLGVALMVIYMAFDWFLIIKFDSVYKRLDPESQSKIKVAQIGLFFGFKLAYDYIYLTIYLIRIYLAFKN from the coding sequence ATGAATATAAATGAAAAATTAAAAAATAATGATATAGAACAAAATGCATTCAATAAAACTAAAACTCAACAAAGTTCAATTATTGCTTCATCGTTAATTTGATTTGGTTATTGTTTAGCAATTGCTTTTGGAACTGCAGCTTTAATAAACACAACTTTATTTACACCATTTCTTAGTTTTCTTCTAAATAATGTTGAAATATTAATTACTATGTCTGTGGGAGCAATAGTTTTATTATTTGTAACCTTCTTCTTCGGCATGAGAATGAATTTTTGAGTGTTGCTTCCAATTGTAACATTTCTTATGTTTTGGTTTGGAATTGGTGCTTTAGGAGCTCTATTGCAATATGCGGCTCAAAACATTAACTGAAGTGTATTATTCTTAATTTTATTAGTGCCGGCAATAATTACAACTGTAACAGGTTTTTTAGCCTTCTATAATAAAATTAACATTGCTAACTTATGAGTTCCTATGATTACACTTGCAATATCAATGTTGATTGTTGGTTTATTAAGCTTTTTCTTCTTGTTTAGTAAATTCTTATATACCGTTTATCTTTTACTTGGTGTTGCATTAATGGTTATATATATGGCATTTGATTGATTCTTAATAATTAAATTTGATTCTGTATATAAAAGACTTGATCCTGAATCACAATCAAAGATCAAGGTTGCTCAAATAGGTTTATTCTTTGGATTTAAATTAGCTTATGACTATATCTACTTAACAATTTATCTAATAAGAATTTATTTAGCATTTAAAAATTAA
- a CDS encoding aminotransferase class V-fold PLP-dependent enzyme, translating into MNKVENAVIFAAGKGTRMAPLTQYLPKPLVPIYGEPMIERNIKFIKDSGVRNITIVVGYLKKQFQYLKDKYDVNIIENPEYETANNIGSLFYSRNYFNNTLYIEGDLYIKENIFKRVIKEIESENQSIAFSQLCEEHKSEWVYNTDQSQNVINHSLTKDAFLKNIWSGILYLNSETSKEMNSKIEDFYKNDENKQKYFETFLWTLNNKFKHHEILNSTIEELDTFKDLQNIDPRYKNHSTTLLFTPGPINNYNEVNDILSECVLHHRSQLFKFYMEDTTQLMREFIKTKTGLPLFITSSATGAMEAIVTNLAEKGDKVLLIEAGDFGKRFKIILERLGVGPTLTTISYEDGETLNMKEIEKVLKENKFKSLFVTHHETSTGVLHDIESLSKIIKKYAPDTLFVVDTVSSFIHDNIEFDKWGLDAAISTSGKAFCVMPGLSCVVLSQRAIKAAEENKNFKFYFDLPAYVRYYKEEKSTPYTPASSILVAMNAAMKVIKNQTLESIREDKAKIYEFIKNELIKLGFNQVSKDKKNVTNGLLVIDVPKGYDAQKLRNTIEYKSNIYFEVGRKGRQHTQLRIGIPNVIDMPKARLLIEAIKENLDTAKI; encoded by the coding sequence ATGAACAAAGTTGAAAATGCAGTTATTTTCGCAGCAGGTAAAGGAACTAGAATGGCACCTTTAACACAATACTTGCCAAAACCATTAGTTCCAATTTATGGTGAACCAATGATAGAAAGAAATATCAAATTTATTAAAGACTCAGGTGTTAGAAATATAACAATAGTTGTTGGTTATTTAAAGAAACAATTTCAATACCTTAAAGATAAATATGATGTAAATATTATTGAAAACCCAGAGTATGAAACAGCAAATAATATAGGTAGTTTATTTTATTCTAGAAATTACTTTAATAATACTCTTTATATTGAGGGGGATTTATATATAAAGGAAAATATTTTTAAAAGAGTTATAAAGGAAATAGAATCTGAAAATCAATCAATTGCTTTTAGTCAATTATGCGAGGAACATAAGTCTGAATGAGTATATAATACTGATCAATCTCAAAATGTAATTAATCACTCACTAACCAAAGACGCTTTTTTAAAAAATATTTGAAGTGGAATACTATATTTAAATTCTGAAACTTCAAAGGAAATGAATTCTAAAATTGAAGATTTTTATAAAAATGATGAAAATAAACAAAAATATTTTGAAACATTTTTATGAACACTAAATAACAAATTTAAACATCATGAAATATTAAATTCAACAATCGAAGAACTAGATACATTTAAGGATTTACAAAATATTGATCCAAGATATAAAAATCACTCAACAACACTATTGTTTACTCCTGGACCTATTAACAATTACAATGAAGTTAACGATATCTTGAGTGAGTGCGTTTTACACCATAGATCACAATTGTTTAAATTCTACATGGAAGATACAACTCAATTAATGAGAGAATTTATTAAAACTAAAACAGGTTTGCCTTTATTTATAACATCATCAGCAACAGGAGCTATGGAAGCAATAGTAACTAACCTAGCAGAAAAAGGAGATAAAGTTCTCTTAATTGAAGCAGGAGATTTTGGAAAGAGATTCAAAATAATTCTCGAAAGACTTGGTGTTGGTCCAACTCTTACAACTATTTCATATGAGGATGGTGAAACATTAAATATGAAAGAAATTGAAAAAGTACTAAAAGAAAATAAATTCAAATCTCTTTTCGTTACCCACCACGAAACATCCACAGGTGTTCTTCACGATATTGAAAGCCTTTCTAAGATCATTAAAAAATATGCTCCAGATACATTATTTGTTGTAGATACTGTTAGTTCATTTATTCACGATAATATTGAATTTGATAAATGAGGACTAGATGCAGCCATTTCAACAAGTGGTAAAGCCTTTTGTGTAATGCCGGGATTAAGTTGTGTTGTTCTTTCACAAAGAGCAATCAAAGCGGCTGAAGAAAATAAAAATTTTAAATTCTATTTTGATCTTCCGGCCTATGTAAGATATTACAAAGAAGAGAAATCTACACCTTATACACCAGCTAGTTCTATTCTTGTAGCTATGAACGCAGCTATGAAAGTCATTAAAAATCAAACACTTGAATCAATTCGTGAAGATAAGGCTAAAATTTATGAATTCATTAAAAATGAATTAATAAAACTAGGTTTTAACCAAGTTTCAAAAGATAAGAAAAATGTGACAAATGGTCTGCTAGTTATTGATGTTCCTAAAGGATATGATGCACAAAAGTTAAGAAATACTATCGAATATAAATCAAACATATATTTTGAGGTTGGACGTAAAGGAAGACAACATACTCAACTAAGAATTGGTATACCTAATGTTATTGATATGCCTAAAGCAAGATTACTAATTGAAGCTATAAAGGAAAATTTAGACACAGCTAAAATCTAA
- the rpsO gene encoding 30S ribosomal protein S15, translated as MITKLQKAELVKKYGKDSKDTGNTFVQIAILTAEIEDLKNHFNVNPKDKHSRRGFMAKITKRRVLLQQLKENDFETYTKALAELNLRK; from the coding sequence ATGATAACAAAATTACAAAAAGCTGAGTTAGTTAAAAAATATGGCAAAGATAGCAAGGATACAGGAAATACTTTTGTTCAAATAGCTATTCTTACTGCTGAAATTGAAGATCTTAAAAACCATTTTAATGTTAATCCTAAAGATAAACATTCACGCCGTGGTTTTATGGCTAAAATTACAAAGAGACGTGTTCTTTTACAACAATTAAAAGAAAACGATTTCGAAACATATACAAAAGCTTTAGCTGAATTAAATTTAAGAAAATAA
- a CDS encoding amino acid permease gives MIKSEYKRKKLSSIAIMFVVMGTSIGAGIFFKAKNIADNSQQNFIMAIFSWIIAAIAVISMSLSLVEITSVENEDLSIIGWNKIFNNKLIYKMSKNFMLYLFMPLTFLFIPFLIVMFLQNSIAILSNSNSATFNTNFDWLIWFLITLSTTIYFLVITTFFAKIGSIQNLVTFVIKFIPIILVIIIGLVLIFTNNHSEISLKFNGKSVKELSKGASISNINGIGAAFGLFISISSVFFTYDGFYAGLGLQSEMKHPRHTPIVVLSGLILTTIIYLSVAISLSLNGGDISSLHDNFAKLVGKKSARITLGIINLTITIGIIGVLNNLSMWTPRFIQKLINRNEVLFSSYFKRKFNSQNKPIAGLLYSFMIIIPVITIFTLIGVYAYLPDSNLSKYGEGMDSLYNFLQLITNWCPLFSFLFVTLAIMGGLINRKTNKIATKKTKYFKASAWISIIIIFLSLFVVIILPFIDLVLLYQVENLASETKLIISRIATVVSLLIFVVFTTISTFIEIKIENNKKIFSN, from the coding sequence ATGATAAAAAGTGAATATAAACGTAAAAAATTATCATCAATAGCCATTATGTTTGTTGTTATGGGCACTTCAATTGGTGCTGGAATATTTTTTAAAGCCAAAAATATTGCTGATAATTCTCAACAAAATTTTATTATGGCCATATTCTCATGAATAATTGCAGCAATAGCTGTAATTTCAATGTCTTTATCATTGGTAGAAATCACAAGTGTTGAGAATGAAGATTTATCAATTATTGGATGAAATAAGATATTTAACAATAAACTTATTTATAAAATGTCAAAAAACTTCATGTTATATCTATTTATGCCTCTGACTTTTCTATTTATTCCTTTTTTAATTGTTATGTTTTTACAAAATTCAATTGCAATTCTAAGCAATTCAAATTCAGCTACATTTAATACAAATTTTGATTGATTAATTTGATTTTTAATTACTTTATCAACAACTATCTATTTCTTAGTTATAACAACTTTTTTTGCAAAAATTGGAAGTATTCAAAATTTAGTAACTTTTGTGATTAAGTTTATTCCAATTATATTAGTTATTATCATTGGTCTAGTTTTAATTTTTACTAATAATCATTCTGAAATTTCCTTGAAATTTAATGGTAAAAGTGTGAAAGAATTAAGTAAAGGTGCTAGCATTTCTAATATTAATGGAATAGGCGCTGCATTCGGGTTATTTATTTCAATAAGTAGTGTGTTTTTCACATATGATGGATTCTATGCAGGGCTTGGCCTGCAATCTGAAATGAAACACCCTAGACATACACCTATAGTTGTATTATCCGGTTTAATCTTAACAACTATAATATATCTTTCAGTAGCTATTTCATTATCGCTTAATGGAGGAGATATATCATCTCTTCATGATAATTTTGCTAAACTAGTTGGTAAAAAATCAGCAAGAATAACACTAGGAATAATTAACCTAACAATTACAATAGGCATAATTGGTGTTTTAAATAATTTATCAATGTGAACACCTAGATTTATTCAAAAACTAATTAACAGAAATGAAGTTCTATTCTCATCATATTTTAAAAGAAAATTTAATAGCCAAAATAAACCAATAGCTGGATTATTGTATTCATTTATGATAATTATTCCGGTTATAACTATCTTTACTTTAATTGGCGTTTATGCTTATCTTCCTGACTCTAATCTTTCTAAATATGGAGAAGGGATGGATAGCTTATATAATTTTTTACAATTAATAACTAATTGATGCCCATTATTTTCGTTTCTTTTTGTGACACTTGCTATTATGGGGGGGTTAATAAATAGGAAAACTAACAAAATTGCAACAAAGAAAACTAAATATTTTAAAGCTTCAGCATGAATATCTATAATCATCATATTTTTATCTCTCTTTGTGGTTATTATTCTTCCGTTTATAGATCTTGTATTGTTATACCAAGTTGAAAATTTAGCTAGCGAAACAAAACTCATTATTTCTAGAATTGCCACAGTTGTTTCATTATTAATATTTGTCGTATTCACAACAATAAGTACGTTTATAGAAATTAAAATAGAAAATAATAAAAAAATATTTTCGAACTAA
- a CDS encoding phosphopentomutase, with protein MKKFNRIILIVTDGLGIGPDRDQKAFGDKGANTILSASKSAMFFIDTWKKLGIGNISTLEGNYHVKKPLAYMSRIQEVSNAKDTLAGHWEMMGIKTTVPFPTFTETGFPEDLVNELSKAFDNRKIICNKSGSGTEVIKEYADEQKKTGAIILYTSMDSVLQIAGHEEWIGLENLYRYGKAARKICSSKPEWNVGRIIVRPYVGDNGEYTRTFNRHDYANKPNKLILNKLQDKNVEVIGIGKINDIFVGQGISKYIHTEGDANGMDETIKLVQEDSNDKLIFVNLVQFDSHYGHRRDVNGYASNIALLDSKLGKLINVMKEDDLLIMTSDHGNDPLYPNFNHTRELLPLTIFSKQFKQTKVLPDVLGLGTVGNIAARNWGCEIVKETGDDIFEQLV; from the coding sequence ATGAAAAAATTTAATAGAATAATTTTAATTGTTACCGATGGACTAGGTATTGGCCCAGATCGGGATCAAAAAGCCTTTGGAGATAAGGGCGCAAACACTATTTTATCAGCTTCAAAAAGTGCAATGTTCTTTATTGATACATGAAAGAAATTAGGTATTGGAAATATTTCAACTTTGGAAGGCAACTACCATGTCAAAAAGCCATTAGCTTATATGTCAAGAATTCAAGAAGTTTCTAATGCAAAAGATACATTAGCAGGTCACTGAGAAATGATGGGAATTAAGACAACTGTTCCATTTCCAACATTTACAGAAACAGGTTTTCCAGAAGATTTAGTTAATGAACTATCGAAAGCATTTGATAATAGAAAGATAATTTGCAATAAATCAGGAAGCGGTACTGAAGTAATTAAAGAGTATGCTGACGAACAAAAGAAAACAGGAGCTATTATTCTTTATACATCAATGGATTCAGTTTTACAAATTGCTGGACACGAAGAATGAATCGGTCTTGAAAATCTATATAGATATGGTAAAGCTGCTCGCAAAATTTGTTCATCAAAACCTGAATGAAATGTAGGACGCATCATAGTTCGTCCATATGTTGGCGATAATGGCGAATACACAAGAACCTTTAATAGACACGACTATGCAAACAAACCAAATAAATTAATTCTTAATAAACTACAAGATAAAAATGTTGAAGTTATTGGAATTGGTAAAATAAATGACATTTTCGTTGGACAAGGCATTTCTAAATATATTCATACCGAGGGTGATGCTAATGGAATGGATGAAACTATTAAATTGGTGCAAGAAGATTCAAATGATAAACTTATATTTGTAAATTTAGTACAATTTGATAGTCATTATGGTCATCGAAGAGATGTTAATGGTTATGCTTCTAATATAGCTTTATTAGATTCTAAACTCGGAAAACTTATTAATGTTATGAAAGAAGATGACTTATTAATAATGACAAGTGATCATGGTAACGATCCACTATATCCAAATTTCAACCACACGCGTGAGTTATTACCATTAACAATATTTTCAAAACAATTTAAGCAAACAAAAGTTTTACCTGATGTTCTAGGATTAGGAACAGTTGGAAATATAGCGGCTCGTAATTGAGGGTGTGAAATTGTTAAAGAAACTGGAGATGATATTTTTGAACAACTAGTTTAG